A stretch of Miscanthus floridulus cultivar M001 chromosome 13, ASM1932011v1, whole genome shotgun sequence DNA encodes these proteins:
- the LOC136499215 gene encoding uncharacterized protein isoform X2, producing MVSRAALSLIGYPKLGFLDEAVERCAEIMALDVVDGLDGVTKDIGEGSRPSPVVMEQCQEAMSCMYYLLQRYPSKFTGLDKASSVFKSVVRTILSVLKSSAFSRDCLVASGVSFCAAIQVFMSTEEISWFISQGLFGICANHEDRKNQSVVNVFPDFDLCEQIRDLSVLSRLCLLRGILTSIPRTVLNMHQLHSSGPLWTILYDGILPELCKHCENPVDSHFNFHALTVTQICLQQIKTSISSDFTDFSGDYKPFSKDVVNRILGIIWRNLEDPLSQTVKQVHLIFDLLLDIELCIASEDHEHNNKLFLCNIANDLLRLGPRCKGRYIPLASLTKRLGAKSLLILKSNLLSETAYAYIDDDVCCAATTFLKSFLETLRGECWNDDGVELGYDAFRALCLPPFMRGLVSGNSKLRSNLNTYALPALIEVDAESIFTMLGFISIGPSTKETKLDVVLKNDQCIAGLVSLLKVSRNLALVEGDIDLDPDELSQPEQMDSKGAAVISVKGIKVTVPVNWFALALTHSDESLRIDAAESLFLNPKTSSLPSSLELSLLKEAVPLNMRCSSTAFQMKWTSLFRKFFARVRTALDRQVKQGSWIPSLMSSVKGADSIDTSEATVVKRAEDLFQFMKWLSSFLFNSCYPSGPYERKTIAMELILTLLDVWPICRSEGKIDLYPYNDSIILPDSTISFVGSIIDSWDRLRENSFRILLQFPTPLPGISLSPSINDVIRWAKKLVLSPRVRESDAGALTFRLIFRKYVLELGCILVFSKGSDCLECYTQSMNGDTEVVTSQNPVAQYISSLIQWLCIVVEEGERDLSEACKKSFVHGVLLTLRYTFDEMDWNSEVVQSCISEMRCLVEKLLQLIMRVTSVALWVVSSDALCLPYDMDDVIDDGSFLSDIYEEDQSTTASEREEKNAKPGSNGKPAEQVVMVGCWLAMKEVSLLFGTIIRKIPLPGCSHSASSQNGLPDSTEETSMSEEILDVGQLKMMGDHFLQVLLKMKHNGAIDKTRAGFTALCNRLLCSNDSRLCKMTESWMVLLMDRTIAKGQTVDDLIRRSAGIPAAFIALFLAEPEGTPKKLLPRALEWLIEFAKNSLANFQKDSNQRSGVMKDGLGELLESQSETTISVHSNGNLSKSRDEGVVPTVHVFNVLRAAFNDANLATDTSGFSADATIVAIRAFSSPYWEVHNAACLAYTALVRRMVGFLNVQKRESARRSLTGLEFFHRYPVLHPFLSSELRTATEQLADGVSSNLESHITKAIHPSLCPILILLSKLKPSPISCGTDDSLDPFLLLHFIQKCATQSNYRVRILASRALTGLVSNERLQYVVSDILDNLPHGNHKAMAHSVQRTDPAVSANMGNGNVLLLSKSFNSIHGLLLQLASLLDYNFRGLTGGSMKDQILGLLLEVLSRCSWLGCMKLCSCPVVITSYLRVLDLMLDVARTGKSRHTEVIQALLLELSSQCLSNTVSTQYAFHDPTRIELKQQATESFLSCVGLSKKNDETNDEDVQLQILGEPTSEMPREDYSLHKVHKEIMSCLTDPSYDVRITVLKRILWLTKSIRHGDVENILHQWAGVNLQPALMERLFVEEHPKCLYYNLKIIFSWNMEFPFNNGEDSSTLLSLWDRLVHLNSTMSHAKTREIALCCMGMCMKLFTKLYGGGVSMNCLKTSEISASYVRINEGNRLSDAMLRVNLFVTLVKDQSEPSESVNARRAAAEAIVASGLLEEANYVASSVSNMYSPSEFDEGRIKEKCMEANVFEFISLYTCKILDLWFVCIQLLEDEDAYLRQKLAKDIQKIIAKGSANTFCDDSTPLQVDIVIELSLDYLTSLFGHWLKYIEFLLRIVLDTGNTLNSRGDLVRQIFDKEIDNHHEEKLLICQISCSNIQKLLHSKCQMEAGAKTKLFLQNWRETFLNQLTSLTGGYLEKEGKNNWIGGIGNHKDVFISVYAALLGLYALTQSGSLEQLEDNCAIYLQEFSNLEGFITPFLKNPLISNIYALVKLSHERFRSSDKPEDQVGSSGSSFDPYFLIR from the exons ATGGTGTCTCGGGCAGCCTTGTCGCTTATTGGGTACCCAAAGTTGGGATTTTTGGATGAGGCAGTAGAGAGGTGTGCAGAGATCATGGCACTGGATGTTGTTGATGGGCTTGATGGAGTGACTAAAGACATTGGTGAAGGGTCACGGCCATCTCCAGTTGTGATGGAGCAGTGCCAGGAGGCCATGTCTTGCATGTACTACTTGCTGCAGCGGTACCCGTCTAAGTTCACTGGCCTTGACAAGGCATCAAGTGTCTTCAAGAGTGTTGTAAGGACAATACTATCTGTTCTTAAGTCATCTGCCTTTTCAAGGGATTGTCTGGTGGCCTCTGGAGTGAGCTTCTGTGCTGCAATTCAGGTTTTCATGAGCACAGAGGAGATATCCTGGTTTATTTCTCAAGGTCTATTTGGCATCTGTGCAAatcatgaagatagaaaaaatcaATCTGTGGTCAATGTATTTCCGGACTTTGATCTGTGTGAACAAATCAGAGATCTTTCAGTTTTGAGTAGACTTTGTTTGCTAAGAGGGATTTTGACATCTATTCCAAGGACAGTACTCAACATGCACCAACTTCATTCCAGTGGACCTTTATGGACTATTTTGTATGATGGAATTTTACCTGAGCTTTGCAAGCATTGTGAGAACCCAGTTGATAGCCACTTCAATTTCCATGCTCTTACAGTGACACAAATATGTTTGCAGCAGATAAAGACATCGATTTCATCTGATTTCACTGACTTCTCTGGGGACTATAAGCCTTTTTCAAAAGATGTTGTCAACCGTATATTGGGAATCATATGGCGCAACCTGGAAGATCCTTTGAGTCAGACAGTAAAACAGGTGCATTTGATCTTTGATCTCCTATTAGATATTGAATTGTGTATTGCATCAGAAGACCATGAACATAACAACAAATTGTTCCTTTGCAATATTGCAAATGATTTACTTCGCCTAGGTCCGCGATGCAAAGGGAGATACATCCCtttagcttctttgacaaagcGATTGGGTGCCAAATCTCTTCTAATATTGAAATCAAATCTGCTTTCAGAAACAGCTTATGCGTACATAGATGATGATGTTTGTTGTGCTGCCACAACATTTTTAAAATCCTTCCTGGAGACTTTAAGAGGTGAATGTTGGAATGATGATGGTGTTGAGCTAGGATATGATGCCTTCAGAGCTTTGTGCTTGCCTCCTTTCATGCGGGGACTTGTATCTGGAAATTCAAAACTACGTTCTAACTTAAATACTTATGCTTTGCCTGCTCTAATTGAAGTTGATGCAGAGAGCATATTCACAATGCTTGGATTCATCTCCATTGGCCCTAGTACAAAGGAAACTAAACTAGATGTTGTTTTGAAAAATGACCAGTGTATAGCTGGACTGGTTTCTCTGCTTAAGGTCTCACGAAATCTGGCTCTTGTTGAAGGGGACATTGATTTGGATCCTGATGAATTGTCACAGCCTGAGCAGATGGATAGTAAGGGTGCTGCAGTTATATCTGTTAAAGGGATTAAGGTTACAGTTCCTGTTAATTGGTTTGCTTTGGCACTGACACACAGTGATGAAAGTCTCCGTATAGATGCAGCTGAATCCCTCTTTCTAAATCCAAAGACATCAAGTCTTCCATCCTCCTTGGAACTGAGCCTGCTCAAAGAGGCTGTTCCATTGAATATGCGTTGTAGCTCAAcggcatttcaaatgaaatggACAAGTTTATTTCGGAAGTTTTTTGCTAGGGTGCGAACTGCACTTGACAGACAGGTAAAGCAGGGGTCATGGATTCCATCATTAATGTCTAGTGTTAAAGGAGCTGACTCTATTGATACTTCTGAAGCAACAGTTGTCAAGAGGGCTGAAGATCTCTTCCAATTCATGAAGTGGCTGAGTTCCTTTCTGTTTAATTCTTGTTACCCCTCTGGCCCTTATGAAAGGAAAACAATTGCAATGGAGCTTATTCTTACACTACTAGATGTATGGCCTATTTGCCGCTCTGAAGGGAAAATTGATCTTTATCCTTACAATGACAGCATAATATTGCCAGATTCAACAATTTCATTTGTAGGGTCTATAATTGATAGTTGGGACAGATTAAGGGAAAACTCTTTTCGCATTCTACTGCAGTTCCCAACACCACTTCCTGGGATTTCCTTGAGTCCATCCATAAATGATGTTATCAGATGGGCAAAAAAACTTGTTCTAAGCCCACGAGTCCGGGAAAGTGATGCTGGTGCTTTAACCTTCCGCCTTATATTTAGGAAGTATGTTTTGGAGCTTGGATGTATTCTTGTATTTTCTAAAGGAAGTGATTGCCTTGAATGTTACACACAATCTATGAATGGAGATACAGAAGTTGTTACTAGTCAAAACCCAGTTGCACAGTATATATCTTCACTCATTCAATGGCTCTGTATTGTTGTCGAAGAGGGTGAGAGGGATCTCTCTGAAGCATGTAAGAAGAGCTTTGTTCATGGAGTTCTTCTTACTCTGCGCTACACATTTGATGAGATGGATTGGAACTCTGAGGTAGTACAATCATGTATTTCTGAAATGAGGTGCCTGGTAGAAAAGCTGCTTCAACTCATAATGCGTGTAACTTCAGTGGCCCTGTGGGTGGTTTCTTCAGACGCATTGTGTCTGCCATATGACATGGATGACGTGATTGATGATGGTTCCTTCCTCTCAGATATATATGAGGAGGATCAATCTACTACCGCTTCAGAAAGAGAGGAGAAGAACGCAAAACCAGGGAGTAATGGCAAACCAGCCGAACAAGTTGTTATGGTTGGTTGCTGGCTTGCTATGAAGGAG GTCAGTTTACTTTTTGGAACCATCATCAGGAAGATACCATTGCCTGGCTGTTCTCATTCAGCTTCATCTCAGAATGGCTTGCCTGACAGTACTGAGGAGACAAGCATGTCTGAAGAAATTCTTGATGTGGGGCAGTTAAAGATGATGGGTGACCATTTTTTACAGGTTCTTCTTAAAATGAAGCATAACGGTGCAATAGATAAAACAAGGGCTGGGTTCACTGCCCTTTGCAACCGTCTTCTTTGCTCAAATGATTCAAG GCTGTGCAAAATGACAGAATCATGGATGGTGCTACTGATGGATAGGACAATTGCTAAAGGGCAAACTGTGGATGATTTGATAAGGAGAAGTGCAGGAATTCCTGCTGCATTTATCGCCCTGTTCCTGGCAgagccagaaggaacaccaaagaaaCTACTTCCAAGGGCATTAGAATGGCTGATAGAGTTTGCTAAGAACTCTTTAGCTAATTTCCAGAAAGACTCCAACCAGAGGTCTGGAGTAATGAAAGATGGTCTTGGAGAGCTATTGGAATCACAATCAGAAACTACAATAAGTGTACATTCTAATGGTAACCTATCTAAAAGCCGAGATGAGGGTGTTGTTCCCACCGTGCATGTGTTCAATGTGCTTAGAGCTGCCTTCAATGATGCAAATCTGGCAACTGACACTTCGGGTTTCAGTGCTGATGCAACAATAGTTGCTATACGTGCATTTTCATCTCCCTACTGGGAAGTACACAATGCAGCTTGCCTTGCGTATACTGCACTAGTTCGTCGCATGGTTGGGTTTCTGAATGTGCAGAAGCGTGAATCAGCACGACGATCTTTAACTGGCCTTGAATTCTTCCACAG GTACCCAGTCCTTCATCCTTTCCTTTCTAGTGAACTGCGAACCGCAACTGAACAGCTAGCTGATGGAGTGTCCAGCAATTTGGAGTCACACATTACAAAAGCAATACACCCTAGCCTGTGTCCGATTCTTATTCTTTTATCAAAACTTAAGCCTTCACCTATAAGCTGTGGAACTGATGATTCTTTAGACCCTTTTTTGCTTTTGCATTTCATCCAAAAATGTGCTACCCAGAGTAACTACCGGGTCCGTATCCTTGCATCAAGGGCATTAACTGGTTTGGTATCTAACGAGAGACTGCAGTATGTTGTTAGTGATATACTGGATAATTTACCTCATGGAAATCACAAAGCAATGGCTCACAGTGTTCAGCGTACTGATCCTGCCGTATCAGCTAATATGGGAAATGGAAATGTACTTCTGCTTTCTAAGTCATTCAATTCAATCCATGGCCTTTTGCTGCAGCTGGCTTCTCTTCTGGATTACAACTTTAGAGGTTTGACAGGCGGTAGCATGAAGGATCAGATTCTTGGCCTACTACTGGAGGTTCTCTCAAGATGTTCTTGGCTTGGCTGTATGAAATTATGCTCATGCCCTGTCGTAATTACATCTTACTTGCGGGTATTGGATCTCATGCTTGATGTTGCAAGGACAGGGAAAAGCAGACATACTGAAGTCATTCAGGCATTGCTGCTAGAGTTAAGTTCCCAGTGCTTGAGCAACACAGTATCAACCCAGTACGCATTCCATGATCCAACCCGTATTGAACTAAAACAACAAGCAACTGAATCATTTTTGAGCTGTGTTGGTCTTTCTAAGAAAAACGATGAAACTAACGATGAAGATGTGCAGTTGCAAATACTTGGTGAACCAACTTCAGAGATGCCTAGAGAGGACTACTCCCTTCATAAAGTACACAAGGAGATTATGTCATGTCTCACTGATCCTTCATACGATGTTAGAATTACAGTGCTGAAGAGGATACTTTGGCTCACAAAATCAATCAGACATGGTGATGTAGAAAACATTTTGCACCAGTGGGCAGGAGTTAATCTGCAGCCTGCTTTAATGGAACGGTTATTTGTCGAAGAACACCCTAAGTGCCTTTATTATAATCTGAAGATCATCTTTTCATGGAACATGGAATTCCCATTTAACAATGGAGAAGATTCTAGCACACTTTTGTCCTTGTGGGACAGGTTAGTTCATTTAAACAGCACCATGTCACATGCAAAAACCAGAGAAATAGCTCTATGTTGCATGGGTATGTGCATGAAACTGTTCACTAAACTATATGGGGGTGGTGTTTCAATGAATTGTCTTAAGACCAGTGAGATCTCTGCATCCTATGTCCGAATCAATGAAGGGAATAGATTATCTGATGCCATGCTTAGAGTAAACTTGTTTGTCACTCTTGTCAAGGACCAAAGTGAACCATCGGAAAGTGTGAATGCTCGACGGGCTGCTGCTGAGGCAATTGTTGCTTCTGGTCTTCTTGAAGAAGCAAACTACGTTGCTTCATCTGTGTCCAACATGtactctccttcagaatttgatGAAGGCCGTATCAAAGAGAAATGCATGGAAGCTAACGTTTTTGAATTTATCAGTCTTTATACATGCAAGATACTTGACTTATGGTTTGTATGTATTCAGTTGCTGGAGGATGAGGATGCCTATCTGAGACAAAAACTTGCGAAGGATATTCAGAAAATAATCGCTAAGGGTTCAGCTAATACCTTCTGTGATGATTCCACACCACTACAAGTTGATATAGTCATTGAATTAAGCTTGGACTATTTAACTTCTTTATTTGGCCACTGGCTGAAATACATTGAATTCTTGTTAAGGATAGTCTTGGACACTGGAAACACTCTGAACTCCCGTGGCGATTTGGTCCGTCAGATATTTGATAAAGAAATAGATAACCACCATGAGGAGAAGCTATTGATATGTCAAATCAGCTGTTCGAATATTCAGAAACTTTTGCATTCAAAATGTCAGATGGAAGCAGGAGCAAAAACTAAACTGTTCCTGCAGAATTGGAGGGAGACCTTTTTAAACCAGCTCACATCACTGACTGGTGGCTATCTTGAGAAAGAGGGGAAGAACAATTGGATTGGCGGCATAGGTAACCACAAGGACGTGTTCATATCAGTGTATGCAGCTCTGCTAGGCTTATATGCGCTCACGCAATCTGGTTCTCTGGAACAATTAGAGGACAACTGTGCAATTTATTTGCAAGAATTTTCAAACCTTGAAGGGTTTATCACACCATTCCTCAAGAATCCTTTGATTTCTAATATTTACGCTCTGGTAAAGTTATCACATGAGAGGTTCAGATCATCAGATAAGCCAGAGGACCAAGTGGGTAGTTCAGGATCAAGTTTTGACCCATATTTTCTTATCAGATGA